Part of the Tepidisphaeraceae bacterium genome is shown below.
CAGGCCCAGTCGGCCGTCGACCAGAACCTGCCCAACCCCTACCCGAACGGCGCGATCTTCATCGTGCTGGACGCCACGACGCAGTTTGACGCCAAACTGTCGAGCAAGGGAGACATCAGCCTGCTGGACAGCCTGAAGTTCGGCGCCGGCCTGAGCAGCACGGTGCTCATCAACCGCGCCAGCAGCGCGACGCTGGCCGAGATGATCGTGAAGCACGCCAGCGCCGACCTGAACGCCGATCAACTGCGCGCCGATGTTGCCACCTTGAACAAGACCGGCCAACTGACGATGCGCGATAATCGTGGCCAGCAGGTGCAGGTGATGCACCTGTCGCTATCGCACTTGAACAATCTGACCAACCTGCCGTTCAAGAGCTTCAACGAGAGCGTGAACAACATCGCGACCTACTTCAACATCGGCGAGACCGAGGCCTATCACCTCTACCTCGCCGCTGAACTGATGGTGAAGGACAAGTTCGAGAAGCCCCTGCTTGAGGTCGGCGATAAGCTGAAGGCGGCAAACGGACAAGCTCGATGACCTCGGCGTCTGCCCAATCATCTTCCGCCGCGTCGATGCCTCGCCTGATCCTCGCCAGCGGTTCACCGCGCCGCAGGCAGTTGCTGGCTGAGGCGTATTACGCGTTCGAGATCATCCCTTCGGACATTGATGAATCGCAGGTGCCCACGGATCTGCGTCCATCCGAAGTGGCGGCGTATCTGGCGCGCGGCAAGGCCGCCGTCATCGCGGCGCGGTTTCCTGACGCCGTGGTGGTTGGCGCCGACACCGTCGTCGCGCTTGGCGACCTGCTGTTGGGCAAACCGGCCGACGCAACCGACGCTCGGCGAATGCTGTCGTTGCTATCGGGCACGGCGCATCATGTGACCACCGGCGTCGCGGTCTGCCGTGGGGCCCAGGTCGATGAGGTGCACGTCACCTCCACCGTCGCCATGCGCCCCCTGACCGCCACCGAGATCGACGCCTACGTGGCCGGCCGCCAATGGGAAGGCAAGGCCGGTGGTTACGGCATACAAGATGACGACCCCTTCGTCACCCGCATGGATGGCAGCCTGACCAACATCGTCGGCCTGCCGATGGACGAGACGATCGAACTGCTCGCCCGCGCGGGCGTTCGAACTGGTTCGTCTCAACGCAGAGGCGCGGAGGGTGTCGCAGAGGACGCAGAGGCGAAGAGGAAACGCCAAGATCGATGAGCCGACCGCGCGTCCTCTGCGACACCCTCTGCGTTGAAGCTCTTTATTGACGAGGAAATGAAGATGCCGCTTTCCGAGAAACTCACCGCGATGAACATCACGCTGCCGACGCTCGCCGGCCCGTTTGGGGCCTACGTGCCGGCCAAGCGGGTTGGCAACCTGCTATACGTCTCCGGCCAACTTCCGATGAAGGACGGCCAACTCATCGCGACCGGCACCGTGCCGTCGGTGACATCCATTGAGTCCGCCACCGCGGCCGCGAGGCAGTGCGTCATCAACGGTCTTGCCGCCGCGGCGACCGTGCTGGAATCGGTCGACCAGATCGTAGGCGTGGTGCGGGTTGGCGCGTTCGTCGCGTCCGACGCCGGCTTTAGCGCCCAGCCAACCGTCGCCAACGGCGCCAGTACCTTCCTGATCGACCTCCTCGGCGACGCCGGCCGTCACGTCCGCGCCGCGGTGGGTGTGAACGTGTTGCCGTTGAACGCGAGCGTGGAAGTGGAGTTCATCTTCGAAGTGATATGACGACGAGCCGCAAGTACGCTCTTCTGTAGGACAGGCATTCCTGCCTGTCTCTCCCCACGTCTTCTTTCCTATCTCTTTGCTTACGTTCGGTGTGAGGGACATTCTAATCCGTCTCTCCCCCCGTCTTCTGTGGCACAGGCATTCTTGCGTGTGTCTCCCCCGAACTTCCTGTTACACGACATGTTCTACCTGCCGCTAAAGCGGCAAGTCCGATGTGCGCAACGAAAGCGTGATGCGTCTGACGTCGTAAGCTCAACGCCAGCACACTCGCGCCAGAAAACTTGCTATAATCCCTCAACAACGATGATCCGCAACGCGACCATTCACGATGTCCCGACGATCCAGAGCATCGTCAACAGCCACGCTGAGCTGGGGAAGATGCTCTTTAAGTCGTACGCCCAGCTGTACGAGACGCTGCGCGACTTCGCCGTCTACGAGAAGGATGGCAAGGTCGTCGGCTGTGTGGGCGTGGCGATCATCTGGGCAGACCTGGCGGAGGTGCGGTCGCTGGCGGTGGACGAATCGTGCCGCGGGCAGGGCATCGGTAAAGCGCTCGTGAACTGGTGCATCGCCGAGGCCCGGCGGCTGCAGATTCGCCGGTTGATGTCGCTGACGTACGAGCAGACGTTCTTCGAACGGCTCGGCTTTGCCGTGGTGGAGAAGGACACGTTGCCGCTGAAGGTCTGGAGCGACTGTGTCCGCTGTCCGAAGAACGACCACTGCGACGAGATCGCGATGGTCTACGAGCTGAGCGACGTCGCCCGCATCAGCGCCCCCGACGCCGTCCCCACGCCGCGCGGCGTGAGCATTCCCGTACTACAGAACCTGACTAGCGCGTGATCCTTTTCCTCGTTGAGCCACGAGCTTGCTCGCGGAAGCGCACCGCGAGCAAGCTCGCGGTTAAACGAGGAAACGCGTGATCTCGATCTACTTACCCCCTCAGGTCGCTCTCCCCAATCAACGTGAACCCCTTCTTGATCAGCAACTGAGCCGCCAACGTCGGATCATCCACAAACAGCGCCAAAGACGGTCCCGACGGCCGGCGTAGCAACGGATAGGCGTAGTGGATGTTGATCTCCGCCGCCAGCAGCGCGGAACAGACCTGCAGCAGCGGCTGCTTCGTCCGCTTCGGCAACTCCACCGCCAAAAGTTCCGACTCCGCGAACGCAAACCCTGCCGTCGTCAGCAACTCACGGCCATAGTCCGGCTCGGCACAAATCAACCGCACAAGGGCCGTGTCACCCGATTCCTCAATCGAAAGGGCTACGATCTTCCCCACCCCCTGCTCCAACGACCGCACAAGCTGCTGCAGCCGCCCGACCTTATTCTCCATGAAGATCGTGAACTGCCGGACGCGCGTCGATTCGTGACCGGCGCCTTCCAGGGTTTGCGGGGGGAGGACTTCTTCCATGGGTGCACAATCTACACAACATGCCACGCCTGCGCAAGATTATTCGCCGACAGCGCGTAAGAACGCCGGCCTGCGGTGAAGCAGGCCGGCGTGGCAGTAGTTCAGTCGATCGCCTTAGCGACGATAGAGCTTGCTTTAGAAGAAATCAGTAGCGTCGCTGGTCGGCACGAGGATGCTGTCGTCAGCCGTTCCCGGTTGGCTTCCCGCATCCGGAGCGGTCTGGATATCCGCAACAACGGGGTCTCCATCGCCGACACCGTAGATGTTGTCCTTGGCGACGCCAGCCAGCGGGGTATTGCTGAATTCGACGTGACCGTCGCCGAACAGGATGTTCTGGCCGTCCTGACCGTG
Proteins encoded:
- a CDS encoding Maf family protein; amino-acid sequence: MPRLILASGSPRRRQLLAEAYYAFEIIPSDIDESQVPTDLRPSEVAAYLARGKAAVIAARFPDAVVVGADTVVALGDLLLGKPADATDARRMLSLLSGTAHHVTTGVAVCRGAQVDEVHVTSTVAMRPLTATEIDAYVAGRQWEGKAGGYGIQDDDPFVTRMDGSLTNIVGLPMDETIELLARAGVRTGSSQRRGAEGVAEDAEAKRKRQDR
- a CDS encoding RidA family protein, which codes for MPLSEKLTAMNITLPTLAGPFGAYVPAKRVGNLLYVSGQLPMKDGQLIATGTVPSVTSIESATAAARQCVINGLAAAATVLESVDQIVGVVRVGAFVASDAGFSAQPTVANGASTFLIDLLGDAGRHVRAAVGVNVLPLNASVEVEFIFEVI
- a CDS encoding N-acetyltransferase — its product is MIRNATIHDVPTIQSIVNSHAELGKMLFKSYAQLYETLRDFAVYEKDGKVVGCVGVAIIWADLAEVRSLAVDESCRGQGIGKALVNWCIAEARRLQIRRLMSLTYEQTFFERLGFAVVEKDTLPLKVWSDCVRCPKNDHCDEIAMVYELSDVARISAPDAVPTPRGVSIPVLQNLTSA